In the genome of Drosophila pseudoobscura strain MV-25-SWS-2005 chromosome 3, UCI_Dpse_MV25, whole genome shotgun sequence, one region contains:
- the Mapmodulin gene encoding acidic leucine-rich nuclear phosphoprotein 32 family member A isoform X1 → MEKRIELERRARKANQIQELNLDNCRSTSIVGLTDEYTALESLSLINVGLTTLKGFPKLPNLKKLELSDNRISSGLNYLTTSPKLQYLNLSGNKIKDLETLKPLEEFKSLAVLDLFNNDATQVDNYREKIFKMLPSLNFLDGFDCNDEEAQSEGDDDEEVNGNDSEEEDKRNAFCLNGLEIDLDELEELEQRVKAKKSLQEKPPAPSEDTEVDELDEYLKELQLRESKAATDRQSVIEADPATIQRPNRNPNINFAILLYWFLAILNLANATYFSGDDDEEDGDSDDSDEDGDNGEVSLSEVYNDDLEEDNSDWEEGEGGGDDDEEDSDIDDADGEANESSASLNASKKEPEKTDESQARGKKRKHDG, encoded by the exons ATGGAGAAGAGAATAGAGTTGGAGCGGCGAGCACGGAAGGCGAACCAG ATCCAAGAGCTGAACCTGGATAACTGCCGTAGTACAAGCATTGTTGGCCTTACAGATGAGTACACCGCCTTAGAATCACTGAGTTTGATCAACGTGGGCCTCACCACACTGAAAGGTTTCCCCAAATTGCCCAATCTGAAGAAGCTGGAGCTGTCCGACAATAGGATTTCGAGCGGCCTCAACTATCTGACCACCAGCCCCAAACTTCAGTATCTGAATTTGTCTGGGAATAAAATAAAGGACCTAGAAACACTGAAGCCCTTGGAGGAGTTCAAAAGTCTAGCTGTACTGGATCTGTTTAATAACGATGCCACTCAAGTGGATAACTATCGTGAGAAGATATTCAAGATGTTGCCATCGTTAAACTTTCTGGATGG TTTTGATTGTAATGACGAGGAGGCGCAGTCGGAGGGAGACGACGATGAAGAGGTCAACGGGAACGATTCTGAGGAAGAAG ATAAGCGCAATGCATTCTGTTTGAATGGGTTAGAAATCGATTTAGACGAGctcgaggagctggagcagcgcGTAAAGGCGAAAAAGAGTTTGCAGGAAAAACCCCCTGCGCCCTCAGAGGACACTGAAGTAGACGAATTAgatgaatatttaaaagaaTTGCAGCTGAGAGAATCGAAAGCAGCAACAGACCGACAATCTGTGATAGAGGCAGACCCTGCAACAATTCAACGACCAAATAGAAACCCAAACATAAATTTCGCAATCCTACTCTATTGGTTTTTAGCAATTTTAAATCTGGCCAATGCAACATATT TTTCCGGGGATGATGACGAAGAGGATGGAGACAGCGATGACAGTGATGAGGATGGCGACAATGGCGAGGTCTCCCTGTCGGAGGTGTATAATGATGATTTAGAGGAGGACAATTCCGActgggaggagggggagggtggaggcgacgacgatgaggaggaCTCTGATATTGATGACGCCGATGGTGAAGCAAATGAGTCGAGCGCTTCACTGAATGCCTCCAAGAAGGAACCCGAGAAGACGG ATGAGTCGCAAGCCAGGGGCAAAAAGAGAAAGCACGATGGCTAA
- the thr gene encoding protein three rows, giving the protein MSADIVKQLKGTRSDVKAAATTIELKFREFSKGIGINDASFPLRYELSVLRQLCLALKDNLHQHADLYCGIAATMLPHVEPYEEKPSLWEAHLTSLRYIHHGLCQEKSLTECQKMYGLIRSQPCRLQEEADYKFYLDIHLTHFNGIYLQMQKETLPLADTDQLYYALEAMGVLFDTMHQRKVAKNAALLVQLNDSLFSKRSKAFLKYLSALPPESTTKMYDPLLKLLSCSWATPSSELTNQFTEYLGLVLALVQIDMFSIEAPLEQQLALKLLRICRDLYKDVSPQNYSIQLLYYYVKLMYVREATADFKQTYIDLCKKFVYFFEHKGATHAKEQWFMDLLVFFQRLQTLLHQSSNKPPLDIFWQQLEGDDSSEVYTAHFQLLHGCLGLAVNVVRSPLGTSCSNEACKSIRRHCLLSFGMCALEAYINWQPTTEQKADKAPYKPLLGILGYTLDVAKSMKCLGPSAMELVKLVRLLALVAEKVSCPEQMSLVLAFLEPLQHLRPLIASQDMLSVLRRIYKASVHCKSSDMANRLQSTYLAALTNPSRLRSQLFAHYHNANNTEKCVYEWHESSPMPNPLTPAQTKQLYDVDLLAVLHFLSAPPVPLLQSLLRCRHNDYHLALLARKMRTDSEVVRQCEELRSQLHSTALKQPLSRMQQLAMGHTSISVLLEALEAQKTKFSIKETAENCLEELIVKNNLLELNIKREHRLVELATSAIAGFAAFFERADQEPLGCDDTPIDWEALIDDAVAAAMALSTMGYMAQADEAWLLILRIGQMLDERFTYLRALTHFLGQDHLNSNQQLQLSEEVDRAQELLDDLWPQLQNGWFFKRQHTIVMLCLCHMASYYARQDCLCHAQLLLLQAEELRAQFDERVGKSDIVQITIQTVRFRLEYLRNKRCSSLPRRPTPLRQLDTLVDSVRNYCTVSSVDLGALQLLLADLVRESTECAANRLTERFAFYGTMLNLVLQSGMALRTIEVLISWLWMNLQMEYLDQAQSKLRLLDHLLAIKPLSRTLVEQTSATYVPAIAAKEDLKANAMSELTSNMLLMQLVEPIRKQNQMDVATIKSLPMHEPIPTSHQLQRYVSKQGTPPHLRDSMQLQCIYFIVGCLHARFSFLKRENDQLDDFYVGAGNWLQEDSVRTATLGSMLLVHELYHLNYLRFRKKHKEALSYAEAGLKSVYQTADINYSFNFMVQLKTARLELHPVGKARAKTIRRALAFNTSPEDKRRKGVVEGSTKAKSSARKTPRFKIYTELELRPPIGCSNSSSSSSKSGNENTPPSDHVDLNACQAIEISDDDAASVSASTPAPSQLKRSQSVPAKATKTRSARVGSQLKVPEIIELDDTMEETPSTSTAATVKRYPTTDARSTRARNRQLEETPATTRGRPRRKVPEPAPQQETVSLRRRQRN; this is encoded by the exons ATGTCTGCCGATATAGTGAAACAGTTGAAAGGCACTCGATCCGATGTTAAGGCAGCCGCCACGACAATTGAGCTGAAATTCAGGGAATTCAGCAAGGGCATCGGGATAAACGACGCTTCCTTTCCGCTCAGATATGAGTTGAGCGTTTTGCGCCAGCTGTGTCTCGCCCTGAAGGACAATCTGCACCAGCATGCCGATCTCTACTGCGGCATTGCGGCCACCATGCTACCTCACGTGGAGCCCTACGAGGAGAAGCCGAGCCTGTGGGAAGCTCATCTAACGAGCCTGCGGTACATACATCATGGGCTTTGTCAGGAG AAATCCCTGACGGAATGCCAGAAAATGTACGGCCTAATCCGATCGCAGCCCTGCCGCCTGCAAGAGGAGGCTGATTACAAGTTTTATTTGGACATCCATCTGACGCACTTCAATGGCATTTACTTGCAAATGCAGAAGGAGACGTTGCCCCTCGCCGACACAGATCAACTCTATTACGCCTTGGAGGCAATGGGTGTCCTCTTTGACACCATGCACCAGCGTAAAGTGGCAAAGAATGCGGCTCTCCTGGTCCAGCTGAATGATTCCCTGTTCAGCAAGCGAAGCAAAGCCTTTCTGAAGTACCTGAGCGCCCTTCCGCCCGAGAGCACGACGAAAATGTACGACCCGCTTCTCAAGCTCCTGAGCTGCAGCTGGGCCACACCCAGCTCTGAGCTGACTAATCAATTCACGGAGTATCTGGGCCTGGTTCTGGCACTGGTGCAGATCGATATGTTTTCCATAGAAGCGCCACTCGAACAACAACTGGCACTGAAGTTGCTGCGCATTTGTCGCGACCTGTACAAGGACGTCTCGCCGCAGAACTACTCCATCCAGCTCCTCTACTACTACGTCAAGCTGATGTACGTGCGCGAGGCTACGGCGGACTTCAAGCAGACTTACATCGATCTGTGCAAGAAGTTCGTCTACTTCTTCGAGCACAAGGGCGCGACGCACGCCAAAGAGCAGTGGTTCATGGACCTGCTGGTGTTCTTCCAGCGCCTGCAGACGCTGCTTCATCAGAGCAGCAACAAGCCTCCCTTAGACATTTTTTGGCAGCAGCTCGAAGGCGACGACAGTTCCGAGGTATACACCGCCCACTTTCAACTGCTGCATGGCTGCCTTGGGCTGGCGGTGAACGTAGTGAGGAGTCCGCTGGGGACCAGCTGCTCCAACGAGGCCTGTAAAAGCATTCGCAGGCATTGCCTTCTCTCCTTCGGGATGTGCGCCCTGGAAGCTTACATTAACTGGCAGCCGACGACCGAACAGAAAGCGGACAAG GCACCCTATAAGCCGCTCTTGGGCATTCTTGGCTACACCTTGGACGTGGCCAAGAGCATGAAGTGCCTGGGGCCCTCCGCCATGGAGCTAGTCAAGCTTGTGCGTCTACTGGCACTCGTGGCCGAAAAGGTATCGTGTCCCGAACAAATGTCCCTTGTGCTGGCCTTCTTGGAGCCCTTGCAACATCTACGACCGCTCATCGCCAGCCAGGATATGCTTAGTGTGCTCCGGAGAATCTACAAAGCCAGTGTCCACTGCAAGAGCTCCGACATGGCCAACCGTCTGCAGTCCACCTACCTTGCGGCCCTAACGAATCCCTCGCGGTTGCGTTCACAGCTCTTCGCCCACTACCACAATGCCAATAATACGGAGAAGTGCGTCTACGAGTGGCACGAGTCCAGTCCTATGCCCAACCCCCTAACCCCCGCCCAAACGAAACAGCTATACGATGTGGATCTGTTGGCCGTGCTGCACTTCCTGAGTGCGCCGCCCGTACCCCTGCTGCAGTCGCTACTACGCTGCCGTCACAATGACTACCACCTGGCTCTCCTGGCACGCAAGATGCGCACCGACAGCGAGGTGGTGCGTCAGTGCGAGGAACTGCGCTCCCAGCTGCACAGCACGGCCCTCAAGCAACCGCTCAGCCGCATGCAACAGCTGGCCATGGGCCATACCAGTATCAGCGTGCTGCTGGAGGCTTTGGAGGCACAGAAGACCAAGTTCTCGATCAAGGAGACGGCCGAGAACTGCCTGGAAGAGTTAATCGTCAAGAATAACTTGCTGGAGCTCAACATTAAGCGGGAGCATCGCCTGGTGGAGTTGGCCACATCGGCCATCGCTGGCTTCGCGGCCTTCTTCGAACGTGCAGACCAAGAGCCCCTCGGCTGCGACGATACACCAATCGACTGGGAAGCCCTGATCGACGATGCAGTTGCTGCAGCCATGGCTCTGTCCACCATGGGCTACATGGCGCAGGCCGATGAAGCCTGGCTGCTGATACTCAGGATTGGGCAAATGCTGGACGAGAGATTCACCTACCTGCGAGCCCTGACCCACTTCCTGGGACAAGACCATCTGAATTCTAACCAGCAGCTCCAACTCTCCGAGGAGGTGGATCGAGCGCAGGAGCTGCTTGACGATCTGTGGCCTCAGCTCCAAAACGGATGGTTCTTTAAGCGCCAACATACTATAGTgatgctctgcctctgccacatgGCCAGCTACTATGCGCGGCAGGACTGTCTGTGCCACgcccagctgctgttgctgcaggcCGAGGAGCTGCGCGCCCAGTTCGATGAGCGAGTTGGCAAGAGCGACATTGTGCAGATCACAATCCAGACAGTTCGCTTTCGATTGGAGTACCTGCGGAATAAGAGGTGCAGCAGCCTGCCTAGGAGGCCGACGCCCCTGCGACAGCTAGACACGCTGGTCGACAGCGTGCGCAACTACTGCACAGTGTCCAGCGTGGACCTGGGagccctgcagctgctgctggctgacCTCGTGCGGGAGAGCACCGAGTGTGCGGCCAACCGGCTGACCGAGCGGTTCGCCTTTTACGGCACCATGCTTAACCTGGTGCTGCAGTCGGGTATGGCCCTGCGGACCATTGAGGTGCTCATCTCGTGGCTCTGGATGAACCTGCAGATGGAGTACCTGGACCAGGCGCAGTCCAAGCTGCGCCTCCTAGACCATTTGCTCGCCATCAAGCCGCTTAGTCGAACGCTGGTGGAGCAGACATCGGCCACATACGTCCCCGCAATCGCCGCCAAGGAAGATCTCAAGGCGAATGCCATGAGCGAGCTGACCAGCAACATGCTGCTCATGCAGCTCGTGGAGCCGATAAGGAAGCAGAACCAAATGGACGTGGCCACAATCAAATCTCTGCCCATGCACGAGCCAATTCCCACCAGCCATCAGCTGCAGCGCTATGTGAGCAAGCAAGGGACGCCGCCCCATCTACGGGACAGCATGCAGCTGCAATGTATCTACTTTATCGTGGGATGTCTCCATGCCCGCTTCAGCTTCTTGAAAAGGGAGAACGATCAGCTGGACGACTTCTACGTGGGGGCGGGCAATTGGCTGCAGGAGGATTCCGTACGCACCGCCACACTTGGCTCCATGCTCCTCGTGCACGAACTCTACCACCTCAACTATCTTCGCTTCAGAAAGAAGCATAAGGAGGCTCTCAGCTATGCGGAGGCAGGTCTCAAATCAGTGTACCAAACGGCGGACATCAACTATAGCTTCAACTTCATGGTCCAGCTGAAGACGGCCCGGTTGGAGCTGCATCCCGTTGGCAAAGCGAGGGCGAAGACCATTAGGCGAGCCCTCGCTTTCAACACTTCGCCAGAGGATAAACGCAGGAAAGGTGTTGTTGAGGGGTCTACCAAGGCAAAATCATCTGCCAGAAAGACGCCCAGGTTCAAGATATACACGGAGCTGGAATTGCGACCCCCCATcggctgcagcaacagcagcagcagtagcagcaagAGCGGCAATGAGAACACGCCACCATCGGATCATGTGGATCTGAATGCCTGCCAGGCGATCGAGATAAGCGATGACGATGCTGCTTCGGTTTCAGCGTCGACTCCGGCTCCCTCTCAATTGAAACGATCCCAATCGGTGCCAGCTAAGGCCACAAAAACACGCTCCGCTAGAGTTGGTAGCCAACTAAAAGTACCAGAGATCATCGAATTGGACGATACCATGGAAGAGACGCCTTCCACCTCGACGGCAGCCACAGTGAAGCGGTATCCGACCACTGATGCAAGGAGCACTCGTGCCCGCAACAGGCAACTCGAGGAAACGCCAGCGACCACGCGGGGACGACCACGTCGGAAGGTACCGGAGCCTGCACCCCAGCAGGAGACAGTCAGCCTTAGGCGGCGACAAAGGAACTGA
- the LOC4805384 gene encoding LOW QUALITY PROTEIN: MORN repeat-containing protein 3 (The sequence of the model RefSeq protein was modified relative to this genomic sequence to represent the inferred CDS: substituted 1 base at 1 genomic stop codon) yields MTNPKRSLGSVVFNMSCHAGGGNGVRSLRYPAGGHGRYQGKWLRNQHHGYGVKSSRRGLVYEGQWQQGQRHGYGSMRRXSPDGQVHRLYVGQWRHDKRSGEGKQYYDDGSVYFGQWQMNKRQGRGIHWYADGRVYVGEWLQDAMHGRGVLFSANGKRYVGEFQEGCKSGAGFFYHGQNRIQFGQWVQDICKSSLMPVLKQ; encoded by the exons ATGACAAACCCAAAGCGGAGCTTGGGCTCAGTTGTCTTCAACATGTCGTGCCATGCTGGTGGCGGCAATGGTGTTCGAAGCCTGCGCTATCCTGCCGGAGGACATGGCCGCTATCAGGGCAAGTGGCTGAGGAACCAACACCACGGCTATGGAGTGAAATCGAGCCGTCGTGGATTGGTGTACGAGGGCCAGTGGCAGCAGGGCCAACGTCATGGCTACGGATCCATGCGGCGCTAGTCCCCTGATGGCCAGGTGCATCGCCTCTATGTGGGTCAGTGGCGCCATGACAAGCGCAGCGGGGAGGGAAAACAGTACTACGACGATGGATCCGTCTACTTTGGTCAGTGGCAGATGAACAAGCGGCAAGGACGCGGCATACATTGGTATGCGGACGGACGCGTCTATGTGGGAGAATGGCTCCAGGATGCCATGCACGGACGGGGCGTCCTCTTCTCGG CAAACGGAAAGCGCTATGTGGGAGAGTTCCAGGAGGGCTGCAAGTCGGGCGCTGGCTTCTTCTACCACGGACAGAATCGGATTCAGTTTGGTCAGTGGGTCCAGGACATCTGCAAGAGCTCGCTGATGCCCGTGCTCAAGCAATAA
- the LOC26533467 gene encoding uncharacterized protein isoform X2, whose protein sequence is MCSWLDCAATGCPAAGHSHFRFTPTGNNVSNPCPIRTPPNQTLRFSFETQNLRMESYPIITEAYSRQTEAHTSRTEAHLLQDQNPTSHRHPSIWPSITRTLNMETKGGGR, encoded by the exons ATGTGCTCTTGGTTGGACTGTGCAGCCACTGGTTGTCCTGCTGCGGGTCATAGCCATTTTCGATTCACGCCCACGGGAAATAATGTCAGCAACCCATGTCCCATTCGTACGCCGCCGAATCAAACGCTGCGATTCAGCTTCGAGACGC agaACTTACGA ATGGAGTCCTATCCAATCATTACCGAGGCGTATTCGAGACAGACCGAGGCCCATAccagcaggacagaagcgcacCTCTTGCAAGATCAGAACCCaacaagccatcgtcatccttcgatCTGGCCATCGATAACAAGGACTTTGAATATGGAAACCAAGGGAGGGGGTAGATAG
- the Mapmodulin gene encoding acidic leucine-rich nuclear phosphoprotein 32 family member A isoform X2, protein MEKRIELERRARKANQIQELNLDNCRSTSIVGLTDEYTALESLSLINVGLTTLKGFPKLPNLKKLELSDNRISSGLNYLTTSPKLQYLNLSGNKIKDLETLKPLEEFKSLAVLDLFNNDATQVDNYREKIFKMLPSLNFLDGFDCNDEEAQSEGDDDEEVNGNDSEEEVSGDDDEEDGDSDDSDEDGDNGEVSLSEVYNDDLEEDNSDWEEGEGGGDDDEEDSDIDDADGEANESSASLNASKKEPEKTDESQARGKKRKHDG, encoded by the exons ATGGAGAAGAGAATAGAGTTGGAGCGGCGAGCACGGAAGGCGAACCAG ATCCAAGAGCTGAACCTGGATAACTGCCGTAGTACAAGCATTGTTGGCCTTACAGATGAGTACACCGCCTTAGAATCACTGAGTTTGATCAACGTGGGCCTCACCACACTGAAAGGTTTCCCCAAATTGCCCAATCTGAAGAAGCTGGAGCTGTCCGACAATAGGATTTCGAGCGGCCTCAACTATCTGACCACCAGCCCCAAACTTCAGTATCTGAATTTGTCTGGGAATAAAATAAAGGACCTAGAAACACTGAAGCCCTTGGAGGAGTTCAAAAGTCTAGCTGTACTGGATCTGTTTAATAACGATGCCACTCAAGTGGATAACTATCGTGAGAAGATATTCAAGATGTTGCCATCGTTAAACTTTCTGGATGG TTTTGATTGTAATGACGAGGAGGCGCAGTCGGAGGGAGACGACGATGAAGAGGTCAACGGGAACGATTCTGAGGAAGAAG TTTCCGGGGATGATGACGAAGAGGATGGAGACAGCGATGACAGTGATGAGGATGGCGACAATGGCGAGGTCTCCCTGTCGGAGGTGTATAATGATGATTTAGAGGAGGACAATTCCGActgggaggagggggagggtggaggcgacgacgatgaggaggaCTCTGATATTGATGACGCCGATGGTGAAGCAAATGAGTCGAGCGCTTCACTGAATGCCTCCAAGAAGGAACCCGAGAAGACGG ATGAGTCGCAAGCCAGGGGCAAAAAGAGAAAGCACGATGGCTAA
- the GstS1 gene encoding glutathione S-transferase S1, with product MADEAQAPPAEGAPPAEAAPPAEGEAPPAAEGDAPPPAEGEAAPAEPAEPIKHSYTLFYFNVKALAEPLRYLFAYGAMEYEDVRVTRDEWPALKPTMPMGQMPVLEVDGKRVHQSISMARFLAKTVGLCGATPWEDLQIDIVVDTINDFRLKIAVVSYEPEDEIKEKKLVTLNAEVIPFYLEKLEQTVKDNDGHLALAKLTWADVYFAGITDYMNYMVKRDLLEPYPALRGVVDAINALEPIKAWIEKRPVTEV from the exons ATGGCCGACGAAGCACAAGCACCACCTGCTGAGGGCGCCCCACCAGCTGAGGCCGCCCCACCAGCTGAAGGCGAGGCCCCACCAGCTGCCGAAGGCGATGCCCCACCACCGGCCGAGGGCGAGGCGGCACCAGCCGAACCCGCTGAGCCCATCAAGCACAGCTATACTCTGTTCTACTTCAATGTGAAGGCCCTTGCAGAACCACTCCGCTATCTGTTCGCCTATGGCGCCATGGAGTACGAGGATGTGCGCGTCACCCGCGACGAGTGGCCAGCCCTGAAGCCGA CTATGCCCATGGGCCAGATGCCCGTGCTGGAGGTGGATGGAAAGCGTGTGCACCAGAGCATCTCGATGGCCCGCTTTTTGGCCAAGACCGTTGGCTTGTGCGGCGCCACTCCGTGGGAGGATCTGCAGATCGACATTGTTGTTGACACCATCAACGACTTCCGTCTAA AAATTGCAGTCGTCTCGTACGAGCCGGAGGACGAGATCAAGGAGAAGAAGCTGGTTACGCTGAATGCCGAGGTCATTCCATTCTATCTGGAGAAGTTGGAGCAGACCGTCAAGGACAACGACGGCCACTTGGCCTTGGCCAAG TTGACTTGGGCCGATGTCTACTTTGCCGGCATCACCGACTACATGAACTACATGGTGAAGCGCGACCTGCTGGAGCCGTATCCGGCTCTGCGTGGCGTGGTCGATGCCATCAATGCCTTGGAGCCTATCAAGGCCTGGATTGAGAAGCGTCCCGTCACCGAGGTCTAA
- the LOC26533467 gene encoding uncharacterized protein isoform X1, with product MCSWLDCAATGCPAAGHSHFRFTPTGNNVSNPCPIRTPPNQTLRFSFETQNLRVCTIRFATNRAVFDFPLPDGVLSNHYRGVFETDRGPYQQDRSAPLARSEPNKPSSSFDLAIDNKDFEYGNQGRG from the exons ATGTGCTCTTGGTTGGACTGTGCAGCCACTGGTTGTCCTGCTGCGGGTCATAGCCATTTTCGATTCACGCCCACGGGAAATAATGTCAGCAACCCATGTCCCATTCGTACGCCGCCGAATCAAACGCTGCGATTCAGCTTCGAGACGC agaACTTACGAGTATGTACCATACGCTTTGCCACAAATCGAGCCGTATTCGATTTCCCCCTACCAGATGGAGTCCTATCCAATCATTACCGAGGCGTATTCGAGACAGACCGAGGCCCATAccagcaggacagaagcgcacCTCTTGCAAGATCAGAACCCaacaagccatcgtcatccttcgatCTGGCCATCGATAACAAGGACTTTGAATATGGAAACCAAGGGAGGGGGTAG
- the LOC4805387 gene encoding enoyl-CoA hydratase domain-containing protein 3, mitochondrial codes for MFRKLQIKTVRYATGAYGQVFRLVSSQSQAPELVLVKEANGVREITLNYPRTLNSLSMDMMCALQNALVKDKDDVKLRCVVLSANGKIWSAGHNLKELHGNPDIQRSVFQKLTDIIRDIQLLPVPVIGKVNGYAAAAGCQLAVSCDIVVCSKTSKFSTPGAGVGVFCSTPGVAIARVMSRPKSAYMLMTGLPVTGEEAFISGMVSRVVQAEDLDREIDEITCAINAKSRAVISLGKEFYYKQLAMPLNEAYPAAGQKMEENLQLSDCQEGIASFIEKRAPHWTHE; via the exons ATGTTTCgtaaattacaaattaaaaccGTCAGATATGCAACAGGTGCATATGGACAGGTCTTTCGTCTTGTcagcagccaaagccaagctCCAGAGCTGGTTCTGGTCAAGGAAGCGAACGGAGTGCGAGAGATAACACTAAATTATCCTCGCACATTGAACTCCCTCTCGATGGACATGATGTGTGCCCTACAGAATGCCCTAGTAAAGGACAAGGATGATGTAAAACTGCGCTGTGTCGTGCTCTCGGCAAATGGCAAAATCTGGTCCGCTGGCCACAATCTCAAGGAACTGCACGGCAATCCGGATATTCAGAGGAGTGTCTTCCAGAAGCTCACCGACATCATACGAGACATACAGCTGCTTCCGGTGCCGGTGATAGGCAAGGTGAATGGTTATGCGGCTGCAGCTGGCTGTCAGCTTGCAGTCTCGTGCGACATTGTAGTCTGCTCCAAGACCAGCAAATTCTCCACGCCGGG AGCTGGCGTGGGCGTCTTCTGCTCGACTCCTGGTGTGGCCATTGCCCGTGTGATGTCGCGTCCCAAGTCTGCGTACATGCTGATGACTGGCTTGCCCGTTACCGGAGAAGAGGCGTTCATTTCCGGCATGGTGTCCAGGGTGGTCCAGGCGGAGGATCTGGACCGAGAGATCGATGAGATAACCTGTGCCATCAATGCGAAAAGCCGAGCCGTCATTAGCCTCGGTAAAGAGTTCTACTACAAGCAGCTGGCCATGCCCTTGAACGAGGCCTATCCGGCTGCTGGCCAGAAAATGGAAGAGAACCTGCAATTGAGCGACTGCCAGGAAGGCATCGCTAGCTTCATAGAGAAGCGTGCACCCCACTGGACGCACGAGTGA